CCGCGACGAGATCGACGCCCAGAGCCGCCGCGTCGACGCCCTCGACCGTCTCTGACGCATCCTCGCCCCATTGGGCCAGCACCGGGTCCGACTTCGGCAGCAGGAGCACGGCACTCGCGTGACGGCTCCGCATGTAGTCCGGGCCGGGTGCACCGCGGGTCCGTGGCAGGTTGAACCGCCGGTGACCAAACAGAAGGACACCGGCGGTCTCCCGCGACCCGCTTAGATACGCGTAGTTGGGGTCGAGGTCGTCGCCCCCGTCACCGAACGCCAGAAAAAGATCGTCCGGCGACTGTTCCGTCAGCCGGGCACGGCGTTTCGAGAACACCTGCTTGTCGTGCCGCATAGAATGCCTAGACGGGTTCGCCTACTTCGGCCGCCTCGTCCGACTTCTCCGCCGGCGTGCTTGCTGCGGAGACGATGTCATTCTCCATCCAGGCGTAGTTGCCGCGCAAGACCTCTCGGGCCAGACGAGTCTGGCAGGCGTCGTCGTTGCGCCACATGCCCCGGAAGTAGTCCTTGACCCGCCGCCTCGAGGCACGGCAGAAGAACTCCACCAGCCGTGTCGCAGACTCCGCATCGGCACTACCCGACTGCCGCATCGACTGGGCCCGGGAAATGGCCGCCGACATCGCCATGAGTTCGTTGGCCACATCGACGATCCGGAACAGGAACGCCTGCTTTCGCTGAAGTTTGGGGCCGTGCACGACCATCCCGTGGAAGACCTGACGGGAGAGCTTACGGGCGCTCCGGTTGATAAACCGCAGATGACGGGCCAGGGGTCCGAATTCTGCGTAGCGTGGCCAACGTCCCCATCCAAGCCAACGAGTCGGGTACCAGGTGGCGTAGAACAGGGCGATTCCCGGCAACGCCTTCAACTTCTGCCCAAGGCTCTTCTTCGGGTCGATCATCGCGCCGGAGACCTGCAGGTGCTTATCCACGGCCTCGCGAGCCATGAATAGATGCATGATCTCGCTGGAACCCTCGAAGATCGTGTTGATCCGACTATCACGCATGAGCCGCTCGACATCGATCGGGGCCTCGCCTCGATCCGCCAACGACTGCACCGTCTCGTAGCCGCGACCGCCACGAATCTGCATCGTCTCGTCGATCAGCCGCCAACCCTGAACGGTGTTCCATTCTTTCGCGGCCGCCGCCTCCAATCGGATGTCGTACCCGCCGCGGTCCGCCATCTCGCTGACCAGGTCGGAGATCGCTTCCATCGCGAAGGTCGTCGCCGCCATGTCCGACAGCTTATGAGCGATCGCCTCGTGCTTGCCGATGGGGAAGCCCCACTGGACACGCTCGGCGGCCCATTTCCTGCAAATCTCGAGACAGCGTTTTGTGGAACCCGCAGAGCCCGCCGGCAACGAGAGACGACCGGTGTTCAACGTGGTCAGGGCGATCTTGAGCCCGGCCCCCTCTTTTCCGATCAGGTTCTCTTTCGGCACGCGGACATTGGTGAACGAGATCACGCCATTGGCGAGTGCGCGAAGTCCCATGAAATGACATCGATGTTCGACAGTCACTCCGGGGCTGTCCGCCTCGACGACGAACGCGCTGATCCGGTTCGTATCGGGGTGCTTGGCCATCACGACCAGCAGATCGGCGATGGTCCCGTTGGTGCACCAGAGCTTCTCACCGTTGATGATGTAATGGCTGTCGTCGTCCGCTCTCTCTGCGGTGGTGTCGAGATTGGCGGGATCCGAACCCACGCTGTCCTCGGTCAGGGCGAACGCCGTGATCGCCCCGGCGGCACAACGCGGCAAGTACTTCTGCTTTAACTCGGTCGACCCGAAGATCTTCAGGGGCTGCGGCACGCCGATGGACTGGTGTGCCGAGAGGAGAGCCGATACCGATCCGTCGGCGCTACCGAGCAACTCCATCACCCGGGAGTACTCGACCTGGCTGAATCCCAACCCACCGTATTCACGGGGGATCTTCAGTCCGAATGCACCCATCTGCTTGAGCCCGTCGATCAGGGACTGCGGATACTCGCCCGTCGCATCGATGGCCGCCGAGTCGACCTCGTTCTCGAGGAACGTCTTCAACCGAGCGAAGAACGCGGTGAACTCCGGGCGCTCCTGATCGGTCCTGGGGAACGGATGAACGAGTCCCAGACGAAACCGACCGAGGAACAGCTCACGGAGAAAGCTGGGTTGCTTCCACTCTTTCTCACGGGCCGCCTCGGCGACCTCCATGGATTCCCGCTCGGCCTCGAGTTCGCTGTTCTTGATCGTCTCGGTCATCGCAACCTCAACCCTGCCGGTGTTGAGCTCCCGACACGG
This genomic interval from Acidobacteriota bacterium contains the following:
- a CDS encoding acyl-CoA dehydrogenase family protein, which codes for MTETIKNSELEAERESMEVAEAAREKEWKQPSFLRELFLGRFRLGLVHPFPRTDQERPEFTAFFARLKTFLENEVDSAAIDATGEYPQSLIDGLKQMGAFGLKIPREYGGLGFSQVEYSRVMELLGSADGSVSALLSAHQSIGVPQPLKIFGSTELKQKYLPRCAAGAITAFALTEDSVGSDPANLDTTAERADDDSHYIINGEKLWCTNGTIADLLVVMAKHPDTNRISAFVVEADSPGVTVEHRCHFMGLRALANGVISFTNVRVPKENLIGKEGAGLKIALTTLNTGRLSLPAGSAGSTKRCLEICRKWAAERVQWGFPIGKHEAIAHKLSDMAATTFAMEAISDLVSEMADRGGYDIRLEAAAAKEWNTVQGWRLIDETMQIRGGRGYETVQSLADRGEAPIDVERLMRDSRINTIFEGSSEIMHLFMAREAVDKHLQVSGAMIDPKKSLGQKLKALPGIALFYATWYPTRWLGWGRWPRYAEFGPLARHLRFINRSARKLSRQVFHGMVVHGPKLQRKQAFLFRIVDVANELMAMSAAISRAQSMRQSGSADAESATRLVEFFCRASRRRVKDYFRGMWRNDDACQTRLAREVLRGNYAWMENDIVSAASTPAEKSDEAAEVGEPV